In Pseudomonas fluorescens, one genomic interval encodes:
- a CDS encoding DUF4124 domain-containing protein, protein MRTLLLTLLIGLSPWCSAAQIYKWVDAQGVTHFDAQPPQGLPATTVQTPSSPPTKPAAMPGSGALGDQKAIDDKVKKQVAEQQAQLKAFCEQARTNLAQLQNNPRLREEVEGQLRRLDDAQRQERIVEAQKQIAQNCE, encoded by the coding sequence ATGCGAACGCTTCTGTTAACTCTGCTGATCGGCCTCAGCCCCTGGTGCTCGGCCGCTCAAATCTACAAATGGGTAGATGCCCAGGGCGTCACGCACTTCGATGCGCAGCCACCGCAAGGGCTGCCGGCGACGACTGTGCAGACGCCCTCCTCGCCCCCAACGAAACCTGCCGCCATGCCTGGCAGTGGTGCGCTGGGCGATCAGAAAGCCATCGACGACAAGGTGAAGAAACAGGTGGCGGAGCAGCAGGCGCAGCTCAAGGCATTTTGCGAACAGGCACGGACGAACCTGGCGCAATTGCAGAACAATCCGCGGTTGAGGGAGGAAGTGGAAGGACAATTACGGCGGCTGGATGATGCGCAGCGGCAGGAGCGCATTGTCGAAGCGCAGAAGCAGATTGCGCAGAACTGCGAATAG